In Camelus ferus isolate YT-003-E chromosome 10, BCGSAC_Cfer_1.0, whole genome shotgun sequence, the following proteins share a genomic window:
- the SMPD1 gene encoding sphingomyelin phosphodiesterase isoform X2: MPRQGVSPGQGRPRSGREQGPDRSLWAPSPRLLWVSLAMALALSDSLVLWVPAGAHPLPAKGYPAKSSRIAPQLREAFGWWNLTCPACKALFTAIDFGLRKEPSVAWVGSVAIKLCKLLKIAPPAVCQSAVQLFEDDMVEVWTRSVLSPSEACGLLLGSSCGHWDIFSSWNISLPTVPKPSPQPPKPPAPGSPVSRVLFLTDLHWDHDYLEGTDPDCENPLCCRRDSGLPPASRSGAGYWGEYSKCDLPLRTLESLLSGLGPAGPFDMVYWTGDIPAHNVWHQSRQDQLRALTTVTALVKKFLGPVPVYPAVGNHESTPVNGFPPPFIEGNQSSRWLYEAMAKAWEPWLPAEALHTLRYLRPIETQEGRRQVHIIGHIPPGHCLKSWSWNYYRIVNRYENTLAGQFFGHTHVDEFEVFYDEETLSRPLSVAFLAPSATTYISLNPGYRVYQIDGNYSGSSHVVLDHETYILNLTQANEPGATPHWQLLYKARETYGLPNALPAAWHDLVYRMRSDMRLFQTFWFLYHKGHPPSEPCGTPCRLATLCAQLSARSDSPALCRHLVPDASTPDAQSLWPRPLFC, encoded by the exons ATGCCCCGCCAAGGAGTGTCTCCCGGCCAGGGCCGCCCCAGGTCGGGCCGGGAGCAAGGACCGGACAGGTCCTTGTGGGCCCCCAGCCCGAGGCTCCTGTGGGTGAGCCTGGCCATGGCGCTGGCCCTATCCGACTCCCTGGTTCTCTGGGTCCCAGCCGGGGCCCACCCTCTTCCCGCCAAAGGCTATCCCGCCAAATCCAGTCGCATAGCGCCCCAGCTCCGAGAAGCCTTTGGGTGGTGGAACCTCACTTGCCCAGCCTGCAAAGCCCTGTTCACCGCCATCGACTTCGGGCTGCGG AAAGAGCCCAGTGTGGCTTGGGTGGGCTCTGTGGCCATCAAGCTGTGCAAGCTGCTGAAAATAGCACCGCCCGCTGTATGCCAGTCGGCTGTCCAGCTCTTCGAGGACGACATGGTGGAGGTGTGGACACGCTCAGTGCTGAGCCCATCTGAGGCCTGTGGCCTGCTCCTGGGATCCTCCTGTGGGCACTGGGACATCTTCTCATCTTGGAACATCTCTTTGCCAACTGTGCCAAAGCCGTCCCCCCAGCCGcccaagcccccagccccaggctcccctgTCAGCCGCGTCCTCTTCCTCACTGACCTGCACTGGGATCATGACTACCTGGAGGGCACCGACCCTGACTGTGAGAACCCACTGTGTTGCCGCCGGGACTCTGGCCTGCCGCCTGCCTCCCGGTCAGGTGCTGGATACTGGGGCGAGTACAGCAAGTGTGACCTGCCCCTGCGAACCCTGGAGAGCCTGCTGAGCGGGCTCGGCCCTGCCGGCCCTTTTGATATGGTGTACTGGACGGGAGACATCCCTGCCCACAATGTCTGGCACCAGTCTCGTCAGGACCAGCTGCGGGCCCTGACCACCGTCACAGCCCTTGTGAAGAAGTTCTTAGGGCCAGTGCCAGTGTACCCTGCCGTGGGCAACCATGAAAGCACACCCGTCAATGGCTTCCCTCCCCCCTTCATAGAGGGCAACCAGTCTTCCAGATGGCTCTATGAGGCGATGGCCAAGGCATGGGAGCCCTGGCTGCCTGCTGAAGCCCTTCACACCCTCAGGTATTTGAGGCCCATAGAAACCCAGGAAGGGAGAAGACAG GTGCATATAATTGGCCACATTCCCCCAGGGCACTGCCTGAAGAGCTGGAGCTGGAATTATTACCGAATTGTAAACAG GTATGAGAACACCTTGGCTGGTCAGTTCTTTGGTCACACCCACGTGGATGAATTTGAGGTCTTCTATGACGAAGAGACCCTAAGCCGGCCACTATCTGTAGCCTTCCTGGCACCCAGTGCCACCACCTACATCAGCCTTAATCCTG GTTACCGCGTCTACCAAATAGATGGCAACTACTCGGGGAGCTCTCACGTGGTCCTGGACCATGAGACCTACATCCTGAACCTGACACAGGCGAATGAGCCCGGAGCCACGCCGCACTGGCAGCTCCTCTACAAGGCTCGGGAAACCTACGGGCTGCCCAACGCGCTGCCTGCCGCCTGGCACGACCTAGTGTACCGTATGCGGAGCGACATGCGACTTTTCCAGACCTTCTGGTTTCTCTACCATAAGGGCCACCCGCCCTCGGAGCCCTGTGGCACGCCCTGCCGCCTGGCTACTCTGTGTGCGCAGCTCTCTGCCCGCTCAGACAGCCCTGCTCTATGTCGTCACCTGGTGCCAGACGCAAGCACTCCTGATGCCCAGAGCCTGTGGCCAAGGCCATTGTTCTGCTAG
- the SMPD1 gene encoding sphingomyelin phosphodiesterase isoform X1, which translates to MPRQGVSPGQGRPRSGREQGPDRSLWAPSPRLLWVSLAMALALSDSLVLWVPAGAHPLPAKGYPAKSSRIAPQLREAFGWWNLTCPACKALFTAIDFGLRKEPSVAWVGSVAIKLCKLLKIAPPAVCQSAVQLFEDDMVEVWTRSVLSPSEACGLLLGSSCGHWDIFSSWNISLPTVPKPSPQPPKPPAPGSPVSRVLFLTDLHWDHDYLEGTDPDCENPLCCRRDSGLPPASRSGAGYWGEYSKCDLPLRTLESLLSGLGPAGPFDMVYWTGDIPAHNVWHQSRQDQLRALTTVTALVKKFLGPVPVYPAVGNHESTPVNGFPPPFIEGNQSSRWLYEAMAKAWEPWLPAEALHTLRIGGFYALSPRPGLRLISLNMNFCSRENFWLLINSTDPAGQLQWLVGELQAAEDRGDKVHIIGHIPPGHCLKSWSWNYYRIVNRYENTLAGQFFGHTHVDEFEVFYDEETLSRPLSVAFLAPSATTYISLNPGYRVYQIDGNYSGSSHVVLDHETYILNLTQANEPGATPHWQLLYKARETYGLPNALPAAWHDLVYRMRSDMRLFQTFWFLYHKGHPPSEPCGTPCRLATLCAQLSARSDSPALCRHLVPDASTPDAQSLWPRPLFC; encoded by the exons ATGCCCCGCCAAGGAGTGTCTCCCGGCCAGGGCCGCCCCAGGTCGGGCCGGGAGCAAGGACCGGACAGGTCCTTGTGGGCCCCCAGCCCGAGGCTCCTGTGGGTGAGCCTGGCCATGGCGCTGGCCCTATCCGACTCCCTGGTTCTCTGGGTCCCAGCCGGGGCCCACCCTCTTCCCGCCAAAGGCTATCCCGCCAAATCCAGTCGCATAGCGCCCCAGCTCCGAGAAGCCTTTGGGTGGTGGAACCTCACTTGCCCAGCCTGCAAAGCCCTGTTCACCGCCATCGACTTCGGGCTGCGG AAAGAGCCCAGTGTGGCTTGGGTGGGCTCTGTGGCCATCAAGCTGTGCAAGCTGCTGAAAATAGCACCGCCCGCTGTATGCCAGTCGGCTGTCCAGCTCTTCGAGGACGACATGGTGGAGGTGTGGACACGCTCAGTGCTGAGCCCATCTGAGGCCTGTGGCCTGCTCCTGGGATCCTCCTGTGGGCACTGGGACATCTTCTCATCTTGGAACATCTCTTTGCCAACTGTGCCAAAGCCGTCCCCCCAGCCGcccaagcccccagccccaggctcccctgTCAGCCGCGTCCTCTTCCTCACTGACCTGCACTGGGATCATGACTACCTGGAGGGCACCGACCCTGACTGTGAGAACCCACTGTGTTGCCGCCGGGACTCTGGCCTGCCGCCTGCCTCCCGGTCAGGTGCTGGATACTGGGGCGAGTACAGCAAGTGTGACCTGCCCCTGCGAACCCTGGAGAGCCTGCTGAGCGGGCTCGGCCCTGCCGGCCCTTTTGATATGGTGTACTGGACGGGAGACATCCCTGCCCACAATGTCTGGCACCAGTCTCGTCAGGACCAGCTGCGGGCCCTGACCACCGTCACAGCCCTTGTGAAGAAGTTCTTAGGGCCAGTGCCAGTGTACCCTGCCGTGGGCAACCATGAAAGCACACCCGTCAATGGCTTCCCTCCCCCCTTCATAGAGGGCAACCAGTCTTCCAGATGGCTCTATGAGGCGATGGCCAAGGCATGGGAGCCCTGGCTGCCTGCTGAAGCCCTTCACACCCTCAG AATTGGGGGGTTCTATGCCCTTTCCCCACGCCCTGGCCTCCGCCTCATCTCTCTCAATATGAACTTTTGTTCCCGTGAGAACTTCTGGCTCTTGATCAACTCCACAGATCCTGCTGGGCAGCTCCAGTGGCTGGTGGGGGAGCTTCAGGCCGCTGAGGATCGAGGAGACAAA GTGCATATAATTGGCCACATTCCCCCAGGGCACTGCCTGAAGAGCTGGAGCTGGAATTATTACCGAATTGTAAACAG GTATGAGAACACCTTGGCTGGTCAGTTCTTTGGTCACACCCACGTGGATGAATTTGAGGTCTTCTATGACGAAGAGACCCTAAGCCGGCCACTATCTGTAGCCTTCCTGGCACCCAGTGCCACCACCTACATCAGCCTTAATCCTG GTTACCGCGTCTACCAAATAGATGGCAACTACTCGGGGAGCTCTCACGTGGTCCTGGACCATGAGACCTACATCCTGAACCTGACACAGGCGAATGAGCCCGGAGCCACGCCGCACTGGCAGCTCCTCTACAAGGCTCGGGAAACCTACGGGCTGCCCAACGCGCTGCCTGCCGCCTGGCACGACCTAGTGTACCGTATGCGGAGCGACATGCGACTTTTCCAGACCTTCTGGTTTCTCTACCATAAGGGCCACCCGCCCTCGGAGCCCTGTGGCACGCCCTGCCGCCTGGCTACTCTGTGTGCGCAGCTCTCTGCCCGCTCAGACAGCCCTGCTCTATGTCGTCACCTGGTGCCAGACGCAAGCACTCCTGATGCCCAGAGCCTGTGGCCAAGGCCATTGTTCTGCTAG